Proteins encoded within one genomic window of Nonomuraea gerenzanensis:
- a CDS encoding TetR/AcrR family transcriptional regulator, which produces MGAEGERRTYDSLRRTAQALRTRAEIADAARRLFVSRGWAATTVRDVAREAGVSAPTVYAVYGNKNGLTQALADSADLSGDPACQLAELEAAGGDPERQLAAMAGFDRRLYERAGDVIMLLREAGRAEPELAAVYRDGRRKADRTRLAVFSAWPAGVLREDLDVATAVDVYAGLCNVDVYRTLTDERGWPPDRVERWWAEALARELLHRGADHPGAR; this is translated from the coding sequence ATGGGAGCAGAGGGGGAACGGCGCACCTACGACTCGCTGCGCCGTACGGCACAAGCGCTGCGGACGCGCGCCGAGATCGCCGACGCCGCGCGCCGGCTCTTCGTCAGCCGCGGCTGGGCCGCCACCACCGTGCGGGACGTGGCGCGGGAGGCCGGCGTCTCCGCGCCGACGGTCTACGCCGTGTACGGCAACAAGAACGGGCTCACCCAGGCGCTCGCCGACTCCGCCGATCTGTCCGGCGACCCGGCCTGCCAACTGGCCGAGCTGGAGGCGGCGGGCGGCGACCCCGAGCGGCAACTGGCCGCGATGGCCGGCTTCGACCGGCGCCTGTACGAGCGTGCCGGAGACGTCATCATGCTGCTACGCGAGGCCGGACGTGCCGAGCCCGAACTGGCGGCGGTCTACCGCGACGGCCGCCGCAAGGCCGACCGGACCCGGCTGGCGGTGTTCTCCGCGTGGCCGGCCGGTGTGTTGCGTGAAGACCTGGACGTGGCGACGGCGGTCGACGTCTACGCCGGCCTGTGCAACGTGGACGTCTACCGCACCCTCACCGACGAACGCGGCTGGCCACCCGATCGCGTCGAGCGCTGGTGGGCCGAGGCGCTGGCCCGGGAGCTGCTGCACCGCGGCGCCGATCACCCCGGTGCCCGCTGA
- a CDS encoding NAD(P)-dependent oxidoreductase has protein sequence MKLVIFGANGPTGRLTTAQALAEGHFVTAVTRHPETFPLSGAALRVARADALDPEAVDRVVAGHDAVISTLGVPYGSEAPTTFSESAEHIVAAMTAHGIRRLVCVTSTGVPMKPPPGETLLYRKVVVPMLLKMGRPLYEDAGRMEEIVAGSGLDWTVIRPSGLFDGDRVTRYTVGAPQMVGRFTSRRDLADALIREAVEGRNLRSVVEVITTEGTPSVYRVFLKEALRIGGAH, from the coding sequence GTGAAGCTTGTGATCTTCGGGGCCAACGGCCCGACCGGACGGCTCACCACCGCGCAGGCACTCGCCGAGGGCCATTTCGTCACCGCGGTCACCCGGCACCCCGAGACGTTCCCCTTGAGTGGTGCGGCGCTGCGGGTCGCCCGGGCGGACGCGCTCGACCCCGAGGCGGTGGACCGGGTGGTGGCCGGGCATGACGCCGTGATCTCGACCCTCGGCGTGCCCTACGGCTCCGAGGCGCCCACCACGTTCTCCGAGTCCGCCGAGCACATCGTCGCGGCCATGACCGCGCACGGCATCCGGCGCCTGGTGTGCGTGACCTCGACCGGCGTGCCGATGAAGCCCCCGCCAGGGGAGACCCTCCTCTACCGCAAGGTGGTCGTGCCGATGCTGCTGAAGATGGGACGCCCCCTGTACGAGGACGCCGGCCGCATGGAGGAGATCGTGGCCGGCAGCGGCCTGGACTGGACCGTCATCCGCCCCTCGGGGTTGTTCGACGGCGACCGGGTCACCCGCTACACCGTCGGCGCGCCGCAGATGGTGGGCCGGTTCACCTCTCGGCGCGACCTGGCGGACGCGCTCATCCGGGAGGCCGTCGAGGGGCGCAACCTCCGTTCCGTCGTTGAGGTCATCACCACCGAGGGCACGCCGAGCGTCTACCGCGTGTTCCTGAAGGAGGCGCTGCGCATCGGCGGGGCGCACTAG
- a CDS encoding PqqD family protein, with protein sequence MSGEVLDTAARPRRQDGTRVRRVGGRVVLILESGGLELNQTAESVWMLCTGTASVADIITQITEEYDADEEDIRADVVELLEELESLGALEIVAPA encoded by the coding sequence TTGTCTGGTGAGGTCCTTGACACCGCTGCTCGTCCGCGCCGTCAAGACGGAACGCGCGTCCGTCGCGTCGGCGGCCGAGTAGTACTCATCCTTGAATCCGGCGGACTGGAGCTCAATCAGACCGCGGAATCGGTCTGGATGCTGTGTACGGGCACCGCCTCCGTGGCCGACATCATCACCCAGATAACCGAGGAATACGACGCCGACGAGGAAGACATCCGTGCGGACGTGGTAGAACTCCTCGAAGAGCTGGAAAGCCTCGGCGCCCTAGAGATCGTCGCGCCCGCGTAG
- a CDS encoding GntR family transcriptional regulator gives MLITVDFAAARPLSEQVADAVRAALASGTVKPGDRPPSARNVASSLGINLHTVLRGYQQLSDEGLVELRRGRTAVITGTTDRLRLCLESAARESATAARQAGASDEEALAAVQQALRGTI, from the coding sequence ATGCTGATCACGGTGGACTTCGCCGCCGCCCGGCCGCTGTCGGAGCAGGTCGCCGACGCGGTGCGGGCCGCACTGGCCAGCGGGACGGTCAAGCCTGGAGACCGACCGCCGTCGGCCCGCAACGTGGCCTCCTCCCTGGGGATCAACCTGCACACGGTGCTGCGGGGCTATCAGCAGCTGAGCGATGAGGGGCTGGTCGAGCTGCGACGCGGCCGCACCGCGGTCATCACGGGCACGACCGACCGGCTGCGGCTGTGCCTGGAGAGCGCGGCGCGGGAGTCCGCCACAGCGGCACGCCAGGCCGGAGCCTCGGACGAGGAGGCCCTCGCCGCTGTTCAGCAGGCACTGCGCGGCACCATCTGA
- a CDS encoding MFS transporter: protein MTGRHAGTLAAVLLGFLTLPMLMSGTTVALPLIGADLGASGAALQWVVVGYFLAAAAMMLVAGSLGDLYGRRRVFAAGALLYTAGALAGALAGDIATLNVARILSGVGAAGVMTGGGAVLGGAFTGRARTRAYAAMGTTAGVGMAVGPSLAGWLVGALGWRAAFAVFAGAGLLMLAGAAAMADSRAQERPRIDVAGALALIGALGLTMFGVNQAAAAGWASALALVPLAGGPAMLVVFVLVERRARHPVLDLGLLRDRRFVAWTLAGLVLAAGPAGVTAYLPTYLQGAAGVPVQAAGLIMLGLTAPVLLLPQVGGLLINRGVPARALVTVSLLLIAAGNAWLTTLRPDLGAAGLLGPLATLGTGMGLMIGITDAQAVNQVPQDRIGMATGLLNTVRAGGGTLATTLFGTALATGLHARAGDPDRAARILAGSLAGAGRAVEASWLTGAWQVALWGASAVCAVAAPVVWALLAPPRPGRPAAAAVAPATPRARPPALP, encoded by the coding sequence ATGACGGGCCGCCACGCCGGGACACTGGCCGCGGTCCTGCTCGGCTTCCTGACACTGCCGATGCTGATGTCCGGCACCACCGTCGCCCTCCCCCTGATCGGCGCCGACCTCGGCGCCTCGGGAGCGGCCCTGCAGTGGGTGGTGGTGGGGTACTTCCTGGCGGCCGCCGCCATGATGCTGGTGGCAGGATCGCTCGGCGACCTGTACGGCCGGCGCCGGGTCTTCGCCGCCGGAGCCCTCCTCTACACCGCGGGCGCGCTGGCCGGCGCCCTCGCCGGTGACATCGCGACGCTGAACGTCGCCAGGATCCTGTCCGGCGTCGGCGCCGCCGGGGTGATGACCGGTGGCGGCGCCGTGCTCGGCGGCGCCTTCACCGGCCGCGCCCGCACCCGGGCGTACGCGGCGATGGGCACGACGGCCGGCGTCGGCATGGCCGTCGGCCCTAGCCTCGCCGGTTGGCTGGTGGGCGCGCTCGGCTGGCGGGCCGCCTTCGCCGTCTTCGCCGGGGCCGGCCTGCTCATGCTGGCGGGCGCCGCCGCCATGGCCGACTCGCGGGCGCAGGAGAGGCCGCGCATCGACGTGGCCGGCGCGCTGGCGCTGATCGGCGCGCTCGGGCTGACCATGTTCGGCGTCAACCAGGCCGCGGCGGCCGGGTGGGCCAGCGCCCTGGCCCTGGTGCCGCTGGCCGGAGGGCCGGCCATGCTGGTGGTGTTCGTGCTGGTCGAGCGCAGGGCCCGCCATCCGGTGCTGGATCTCGGGCTGCTGCGCGATCGCCGCTTCGTGGCGTGGACGCTGGCCGGCCTGGTCCTGGCCGCCGGGCCCGCGGGGGTGACCGCGTACCTGCCGACCTATCTGCAGGGCGCGGCCGGGGTCCCCGTGCAGGCCGCCGGGCTGATCATGCTGGGGCTCACCGCGCCGGTGCTGCTCCTTCCGCAGGTGGGCGGGCTGCTGATCAACCGCGGGGTGCCGGCCCGCGCGCTGGTCACCGTGAGCCTGCTGCTGATCGCGGCGGGCAACGCCTGGCTGACCACGCTGCGCCCCGATCTCGGCGCGGCGGGACTGCTCGGCCCGCTGGCGACGCTCGGGACCGGGATGGGCCTGATGATCGGGATCACCGACGCGCAGGCCGTGAACCAGGTCCCCCAGGACCGGATCGGCATGGCCACCGGGCTGCTCAACACCGTGCGCGCGGGCGGCGGCACGCTGGCCACCACCCTGTTCGGCACCGCCCTCGCCACCGGGCTGCACGCCCGCGCCGGCGATCCCGACCGTGCCGCGCGCATCCTCGCGGGCAGCCTCGCCGGGGCCGGGCGGGCCGTGGAGGCTTCGTGGCTCACCGGGGCCTGGCAGGTGGCGCTGTGGGGAGCGAGCGCGGTGTGCGCGGTGGCCGCGCCGGTCGTGTGGGCGCTGCTCGCACCGCCCCGCCCCGGGCGGCCCGCCGCGGCGGCGGTCGCCCCCGCGACGCCCCGGGCCCGGCCGCCGGCGCTGCCGTAG
- a CDS encoding response regulator has protein sequence MIRVLLADDQKLVRVGLRMLCESDPEIEVVGEAGDGREAVRLAAERLPDVILMDLRMPGMDGITATERIMAARPSSRIVALTTFDDDDHLYPALAAGAFGFLVKDSPPAALLAALRRATAGEPPFSQAVLERLVRQAVRAREPRADPAPELPWLTGLSPRERDVLAMVGEGLSNRNIAERLHLGVSTVKTYVASLMRKTGTANRIRLAVLAARHSDVRRPEAQHVP, from the coding sequence GTGATCCGGGTGCTGCTGGCCGATGACCAGAAACTCGTCCGCGTCGGCCTGCGCATGCTGTGCGAGTCGGATCCCGAGATCGAAGTGGTCGGCGAGGCGGGCGACGGCCGGGAGGCGGTACGGCTGGCGGCCGAGCGGCTGCCCGACGTCATCCTCATGGACCTGCGCATGCCGGGCATGGACGGCATCACCGCCACCGAGCGGATCATGGCGGCCCGCCCGTCGAGCCGGATCGTGGCGCTGACCACGTTCGACGACGATGATCACCTGTATCCGGCGCTGGCCGCGGGCGCGTTCGGCTTCCTGGTGAAGGACTCGCCACCCGCCGCACTGCTCGCCGCGTTGCGCCGCGCGACTGCCGGCGAGCCGCCCTTCAGCCAGGCCGTGCTGGAGCGGCTGGTCCGGCAGGCGGTACGGGCGCGCGAGCCCCGAGCCGACCCGGCCCCCGAGCTGCCCTGGCTGACCGGGTTGAGCCCGCGCGAGCGGGACGTGCTGGCCATGGTGGGGGAAGGGCTGTCCAACCGGAACATCGCCGAGCGGCTCCACCTGGGGGTCTCGACGGTCAAGACGTATGTGGCGAGCCTCATGCGCAAGACCGGCACGGCCAACCGGATCCGGCTCGCCGTGCTGGCCGCGCGGCACTCGGACGTACGCCGTCCGGAAGCGCAGCACGTTCCCTAG
- a CDS encoding nucleoside/nucleotide kinase family protein, translating to MDSISNGFLAVLLGPDGAGKTTLTTRMKSLAPEWRFTSLQPEDLYPIEQLECYNWALQTHPREYVQHMAPMVRTSYFLHIIALEWEYHIRPALAENRIVLSDSYWYRPAAKEFIHNPSSGSIMDGLADLLPEPDLIVWLDVPLEEAWRRNGPPTVFEVAGDDTTYPAFADFQQQVLDDLHDQVKGIPQMVLDGTMAADELARSAVDGIRTIARSRGTRAADNRK from the coding sequence ATGGATTCCATCAGCAACGGCTTCCTCGCAGTTCTGCTCGGCCCTGACGGCGCCGGCAAGACCACGCTCACCACGCGGATGAAATCGCTCGCCCCGGAATGGCGATTCACGTCGTTGCAGCCGGAGGACCTGTATCCCATCGAGCAGCTGGAATGCTACAACTGGGCATTGCAGACGCACCCGCGCGAATATGTTCAGCATATGGCGCCCATGGTGCGGACGTCCTACTTCCTGCATATCATCGCGCTTGAGTGGGAATACCATATCCGCCCCGCCCTGGCCGAGAACCGCATCGTCCTGAGCGATTCTTACTGGTACCGGCCGGCGGCCAAGGAATTCATTCACAACCCGTCCAGCGGCTCCATCATGGACGGGCTCGCGGACCTGCTGCCGGAGCCGGATCTGATCGTCTGGCTCGATGTCCCGCTGGAAGAGGCGTGGCGGCGCAACGGCCCGCCCACCGTGTTCGAGGTGGCCGGCGACGACACGACCTATCCCGCGTTCGCGGACTTCCAGCAGCAGGTTCTGGACGACCTGCACGACCAAGTCAAAGGCATTCCACAGATGGTCCTGGACGGGACGATGGCCGCCGACGAGCTCGCCAGATCCGCGGTCGACGGCATCCGCACGATCGCGCGCAGCCGCGGCACTCGTGCGGCGGACAACCGGAAATGA
- a CDS encoding CPBP family intramembrane glutamic endopeptidase, with protein MPPRLARVYPPPRTTSAPPPIFTTRTVALPAAVTLGAIVFWVAQAPAVATVLAAVATVWAMQLIAPAVRRRSLSMDGWASEILFASPFVLFFLPYVAWTVVARPPLTWDWVGAALAVATAVAVYASNWRQLRVGFDREFLEIMPPLHLTTAVLRSYQLQAAAIGQELFYRGVVFEFLRPGIGWAVIVVSTVLFVVEHLGNRWAGAVLDRAYVVRITVLSTALATIMFMTGSLWAALLGHVVYNLFPVAQVAWRYHVNPHRRGEA; from the coding sequence GTGCCTCCACGCCTCGCTCGGGTCTACCCGCCGCCACGCACGACATCCGCACCTCCTCCCATCTTCACGACGCGCACCGTCGCGCTGCCGGCGGCCGTGACACTCGGGGCGATCGTCTTCTGGGTGGCGCAGGCGCCCGCGGTGGCCACGGTGCTGGCCGCCGTGGCGACCGTCTGGGCCATGCAGTTGATCGCACCCGCCGTCCGGCGGCGAAGTCTGTCGATGGACGGCTGGGCGTCGGAGATCCTCTTCGCCTCGCCGTTCGTCCTGTTCTTCCTGCCCTACGTGGCCTGGACCGTGGTCGCCCGCCCGCCGTTGACCTGGGACTGGGTCGGCGCCGCCCTCGCCGTCGCCACCGCAGTGGCGGTGTACGCCAGCAACTGGCGGCAGCTGCGCGTCGGCTTCGACCGGGAGTTCCTCGAGATCATGCCGCCGCTGCACCTCACCACGGCGGTGCTGCGCAGCTACCAGTTGCAGGCCGCGGCGATCGGGCAGGAGCTGTTCTACCGGGGGGTGGTCTTCGAGTTCCTCAGGCCGGGCATCGGGTGGGCGGTGATCGTCGTCTCGACCGTGCTGTTCGTCGTGGAGCACCTGGGCAACCGCTGGGCCGGCGCGGTGCTCGACCGCGCCTACGTCGTCCGGATCACCGTGCTGTCCACGGCCCTGGCCACGATCATGTTCATGACGGGATCGTTGTGGGCGGCCCTGCTCGGGCACGTGGTCTACAACCTCTTCCCGGTGGCGCAGGTCGCCTGGCGCTACCACGTCAACCCCCACCGCCGCGGTGAGGCGTGA
- a CDS encoding NADPH-dependent FMN reductase gives MIRIAIVVGSTRPHRRTAVTAAWVAEVAGRHPAVAAGEAAFEVVDLAGFGLEVLDEPAPALFGDYRHPHTNRWARTVASFDGFVFVTPEYNHSAPAALKNAIDFLFAEWNNKAAGFVSHGVHGGVRAVEHLRQVMTEVQVANVRTQVALSAFTDFEITDPAQPGVITPGPHQEPTLVELLDEVIAWSGALRTLRHQTAAA, from the coding sequence ATGATCAGGATCGCCATCGTCGTCGGCAGCACCCGTCCCCACCGCCGGACCGCGGTCACCGCCGCCTGGGTCGCCGAGGTCGCCGGCCGCCACCCCGCCGTCGCGGCCGGCGAGGCCGCCTTCGAGGTGGTGGACCTCGCCGGCTTCGGGCTGGAGGTGCTGGACGAGCCGGCGCCCGCCCTGTTCGGCGACTACCGGCACCCGCACACCAACCGCTGGGCGCGGACCGTCGCCTCCTTCGACGGGTTCGTGTTCGTCACGCCGGAGTACAACCACTCGGCGCCCGCCGCGCTGAAGAACGCGATCGACTTCCTGTTCGCCGAGTGGAACAACAAGGCCGCCGGTTTCGTCAGTCACGGCGTGCACGGCGGCGTGCGCGCGGTGGAGCACCTGCGCCAGGTCATGACCGAGGTGCAGGTGGCCAACGTACGCACGCAGGTGGCGCTGTCCGCGTTCACCGACTTCGAGATCACCGACCCGGCCCAGCCCGGCGTGATCACCCCCGGCCCGCACCAGGAGCCGACCCTGGTGGAGCTGCTGGACGAGGTCATCGCCTGGTCCGGGGCGCTGAGGACGCTGCGCCACCAGACGGCGGCGGCATGA
- a CDS encoding DUF6817 domain-containing protein, with product MTNIDRNAVVQFLEERGTARIKLHHRSLLDHLAGTEQLLRSWGCSDDVAIAGLCHAVYGTDGLVAPLVELADRPKLSALIGEAAESAVHLYGCCDRKFVYPQLGNGADVTWRDRFTGREWVVGAAELATFTLLTWANALEAAGAGTDGDWSAVSYLFLLTADLVGPQPKQAATEILGVDFAA from the coding sequence GTGACCAATATCGATCGAAACGCCGTCGTGCAGTTCCTGGAGGAACGGGGCACCGCGCGGATCAAGCTGCATCATCGCTCCTTGCTGGACCACCTGGCCGGGACCGAGCAACTGCTGCGTAGCTGGGGCTGCTCGGACGATGTCGCCATCGCCGGCCTGTGCCACGCCGTGTACGGGACCGACGGTCTCGTCGCGCCGCTGGTCGAGCTGGCGGACCGGCCGAAGCTGAGCGCGCTCATCGGCGAGGCCGCGGAGTCGGCCGTCCATCTGTACGGCTGTTGCGACCGCAAGTTCGTCTATCCCCAGCTCGGCAACGGTGCCGACGTGACCTGGCGCGATCGCTTCACCGGCAGGGAGTGGGTGGTCGGCGCGGCCGAGCTGGCCACGTTCACGCTCCTGACCTGGGCGAACGCCCTCGAAGCGGCGGGAGCCGGCACGGACGGCGACTGGTCGGCGGTCTCCTACCTGTTCCTCCTGACGGCCGACCTGGTCGGCCCGCAGCCGAAGCAGGCGGCGACCGAGATCCTCGGGGTCGACTTCGCCGCCTGA
- a CDS encoding VOC family protein codes for MPGAVLRGVTLDCADPRTLAGFYGALTGMRELFSSDGFVALTDGSGCDLGFQRVDGYRAPQWPGQGVPQQLHLDFRADDLDAVEELAVELGATKPDHQPGDGRWRVLLDPAGHPFCLTST; via the coding sequence ATGCCAGGCGCTGTACTGCGAGGAGTGACTCTGGACTGTGCCGACCCGCGGACGCTGGCGGGCTTCTACGGTGCACTGACCGGGATGCGCGAGCTGTTCAGTTCGGACGGGTTCGTCGCTTTGACGGACGGCTCCGGCTGTGATCTGGGGTTCCAGAGGGTTGACGGGTACCGGGCCCCGCAGTGGCCGGGTCAGGGCGTGCCACAACAGCTCCACCTGGATTTCCGCGCTGACGACCTCGATGCGGTGGAAGAGCTGGCCGTGGAACTCGGTGCGACCAAACCGGACCATCAGCCCGGCGACGGGCGCTGGCGGGTACTCCTGGATCCGGCCGGGCACCCCTTCTGCCTGACGTCTACCTGA
- a CDS encoding SDR family NAD(P)-dependent oxidoreductase, which translates to MEDDKVPVDKLPGDNGRVDNGPERPVGVRRGRRAFFGLAAAAAGAAGLAGAAVIPPYLTGTPTSAPPPASPRGRFAGKVVLITGATSGIGEATARAFAAEGAKVGFCGRRAELGRQVEQDIRKSGGTARYQQADVRDPDQLRRFVDETAAAFGRLDVAFNNAGITRTAPLHEMTLDDWADVQHTNARGVFLSIKYEVPHMLENGGVIICTASESRRPGGVAYTSSKQAIKGIVETAAMDYGPKGIRINAISPGTTDTALVRPASLPDAIWEAFKRAWGPLNAPGTHRMATPEEIAGSVVSLAGAEFAYMAGSTVLVGGGPLGGGPMNMPPGFPSR; encoded by the coding sequence ATGGAAGACGACAAGGTGCCGGTCGACAAGCTGCCAGGCGACAACGGGCGGGTCGACAACGGGCCTGAGCGGCCGGTCGGGGTGCGGCGCGGCCGGCGGGCCTTCTTCGGTCTCGCCGCCGCCGCGGCCGGTGCGGCGGGCCTGGCCGGTGCGGCGGTGATCCCGCCGTACCTGACCGGCACGCCGACGAGCGCGCCGCCCCCGGCCTCGCCGCGCGGCCGCTTCGCCGGCAAGGTCGTCCTGATCACCGGCGCCACCTCCGGCATCGGGGAGGCCACGGCCAGGGCGTTCGCCGCCGAGGGCGCGAAGGTGGGCTTCTGCGGGCGGCGTGCCGAGCTGGGCCGCCAGGTCGAGCAGGACATCCGCAAGTCAGGCGGCACCGCCCGGTACCAGCAGGCCGACGTCCGCGACCCCGACCAGTTGCGGCGCTTCGTGGACGAGACGGCCGCCGCGTTCGGACGGCTGGACGTCGCCTTCAACAACGCCGGCATCACCAGGACGGCGCCCCTGCACGAGATGACGCTCGACGACTGGGCCGACGTCCAGCACACCAACGCCAGAGGCGTCTTCCTGTCGATCAAGTACGAGGTGCCGCACATGCTGGAGAACGGCGGCGTCATCATCTGCACCGCCTCGGAGTCGCGACGCCCGGGTGGCGTGGCCTACACCTCCAGCAAGCAGGCGATCAAGGGCATCGTGGAGACCGCCGCCATGGACTACGGCCCCAAGGGCATCAGGATCAACGCCATCTCCCCCGGAACGACCGACACCGCGCTGGTGCGCCCGGCCTCCCTGCCGGACGCGATCTGGGAGGCGTTCAAGCGAGCCTGGGGTCCGTTGAACGCCCCCGGCACGCACCGGATGGCCACGCCGGAGGAGATCGCCGGCTCCGTGGTGTCCCTGGCAGGTGCCGAGTTCGCCTACATGGCCGGATCGACCGTCCTGGTCGGCGGCGGCCCGCTCGGGGGCGGCCCGATGAACATGCCGCCCGGCTTCCCCTCCAGGTGA
- a CDS encoding SDR family oxidoreductase, giving the protein MSDSSLDFHGPLALSGKTFIVTGGGSGIGLCTVEHLLAAGSSVVAVDVNTDAVKSVDGDVTVVCGDVSLPEVAAEAFELAMVSGRLDGVVFAAGTSSTGSMAELSLEVFGQDLARNLSVHLPLSQAVLRHRTAHRTDTQCSLVYVASKHAVAPSSGFGGYPVAKGAVLQLARLFALEGARLGIRANTINPGAVFDGSKFWEETLSAEKAQSHGISVDELPDFYARRTLLGVRVTPADVANAIMFLLSPLSRATTGAIIGVDGGLPVSFAR; this is encoded by the coding sequence GTGTCGGATTCAAGTCTCGACTTCCATGGGCCGCTCGCCCTGAGCGGCAAGACCTTCATCGTCACCGGCGGCGGGTCCGGCATCGGTCTGTGCACGGTCGAGCACTTACTCGCGGCGGGCTCCTCGGTCGTGGCGGTGGACGTCAACACCGACGCGGTCAAGAGCGTCGACGGAGACGTGACGGTGGTGTGCGGCGACGTGTCGCTGCCGGAGGTCGCCGCGGAGGCCTTCGAGCTGGCCATGGTCAGCGGGCGGCTCGACGGCGTGGTGTTCGCGGCCGGCACGTCCTCGACCGGTTCGATGGCCGAGCTCAGCCTGGAGGTCTTCGGCCAGGACCTGGCCCGCAACCTGAGCGTGCATCTGCCGCTCTCGCAGGCCGTGCTGCGGCACCGGACCGCGCACCGGACCGACACCCAGTGCTCGCTGGTGTACGTGGCCTCCAAGCACGCGGTGGCGCCCAGCTCGGGCTTCGGCGGCTACCCGGTGGCCAAGGGCGCGGTGCTCCAGCTGGCCCGGCTCTTCGCGCTCGAAGGGGCCAGGCTGGGCATCCGGGCGAACACCATCAATCCCGGCGCGGTCTTCGACGGCTCGAAGTTCTGGGAGGAGACCCTGTCGGCGGAGAAGGCCCAGTCACACGGGATCAGCGTGGACGAGCTGCCCGACTTCTACGCCAGGCGCACCCTCCTGGGCGTGCGCGTGACCCCGGCGGACGTCGCCAACGCGATCATGTTTCTGCTGTCCCCGCTCAGCCGAGCCACCACCGGCGCGATCATCGGTGTCGATGGAGGGCTGCCGGTCAGCTTCGCGCGGTAG
- a CDS encoding sensor histidine kinase codes for MITRWTGRVLDDQPALVRLAGLSVLALGDLHLLHRPDRPADWALALGGLAVCLASARVPLAATATLSGLLVADDVIGTNVGVPLKAMVAVALFELALRVRGRRVAYGAGVAAFFLTLHAVSAPAAEVPPTLYRLSVLLGVPLLIGAYVRLARENARQARERAAAGTLAARTAERTAIARELHDLVAHHVSSMVLRVGVARHVLPDTDPRITQVLDDLHTSGGAALADLRRLVAVLRDPAQVGDGPFFSLVDQAALPQTLREAAARVRATGLVVECAIGPEVAELDAVRAVTVLRLAQEGLANAAKHAGERAGVRMTVRVERDVVKLEIVDDGGRRQDARRVPGDGHGLAGMAERAGLFGGRFEAGPWGRGWRLYAELPPVSAQLPDTDAGVAA; via the coding sequence GTGATCACACGCTGGACGGGACGCGTCCTCGACGACCAGCCGGCGCTCGTGCGCCTGGCGGGGCTGTCGGTCCTGGCGCTGGGCGACCTGCACCTGCTGCACCGCCCGGACCGGCCGGCCGACTGGGCGCTGGCGCTCGGCGGGCTGGCCGTCTGCCTGGCGAGCGCGCGCGTGCCGCTGGCCGCGACCGCCACGCTGTCGGGGTTGCTCGTCGCGGATGACGTGATCGGCACGAACGTGGGCGTCCCGCTGAAGGCGATGGTGGCGGTCGCGCTGTTCGAGCTGGCGTTGCGGGTGCGCGGGCGGCGGGTGGCGTACGGGGCGGGGGTGGCGGCGTTCTTCCTGACCCTGCACGCCGTGTCCGCGCCCGCGGCCGAGGTGCCGCCGACCCTCTACCGCCTGTCGGTGCTGCTCGGCGTGCCGCTGCTGATCGGTGCGTACGTGCGACTCGCCCGCGAGAACGCCCGCCAGGCACGCGAACGGGCGGCGGCCGGCACCCTGGCCGCGCGCACCGCCGAGCGCACCGCCATCGCACGCGAGCTGCACGACCTGGTGGCGCACCACGTCTCGTCCATGGTGCTGCGGGTGGGCGTGGCCCGGCACGTGCTGCCGGACACCGACCCCCGGATCACGCAGGTGCTCGACGACCTGCACACCTCGGGCGGCGCGGCGCTGGCGGACCTGCGGCGGCTGGTCGCGGTGCTGCGGGATCCCGCGCAGGTGGGCGACGGGCCGTTCTTCTCGCTGGTCGACCAGGCGGCGCTGCCGCAGACACTGCGGGAGGCGGCGGCGCGGGTGCGCGCCACGGGGCTCGTCGTGGAGTGCGCGATCGGCCCGGAGGTGGCGGAGCTGGACGCGGTACGCGCGGTGACCGTGCTGCGGCTGGCGCAGGAGGGGCTGGCGAACGCGGCCAAGCACGCGGGCGAGCGGGCAGGCGTGCGGATGACGGTGCGGGTGGAGCGGGACGTGGTCAAGCTGGAGATCGTGGACGACGGCGGCCGGCGGCAGGACGCCCGCCGCGTCCCGGGCGACGGTCACGGGCTGGCCGGGATGGCCGAGCGGGCCGGGTTGTTCGGCGGCCGGTTCGAGGCGGGGCCGTGGGGGCGGGGCTGGCGGCTGTACGCCGAGCTGCCGCCCGTGAGCGCCCAGCTCCCGGATACGGACGCGGGGGTGGCGGCGTGA